GGGATGTCGCTTCCATGATGAAAAACCGTTTCAGCCGCCGACCGTTCCGGCAAGCTTGAAGATGGGCAGATACATGGCGATGACCAGACCGCCGACGGTGGTGCCGAGAAAAAGCATGAGCAAGGGTTCGAGCATGGCGGTGAGCGCCGAGACCGCGTCGTCGACCTCATCGTCGTAGAAGTCGGCGATCTTGTTGAGCATGGTGTCGATGGCGCCCGACTGCTCGCCGACGGAAATCATCTGGCACACCATGGGCGGAAACACCCCGGATTTTTCCAGGGGCTCGGCGATAGTCTTGCCCTCGCTGATGCTCTGGCGCACCTTGTAGATGGCGGTCTCCACCGTCTTGTTGCCGGCGGTCTTGGCGACGATGTCGAGACCGTCGAGAATCGGCACGCCCGAGGAGATCATGGTGCCCAGGGTGCGGGTGAATTTGGCCACCGCCGCCTTGCGGATCAGCGGGCCGAACACCGGCAGCTTGAGCGCCCAGTCGTCGATGCGGGCGCGACCCTTCTTGGTGCGGTAGATCTTCTTGAAAAGAAAGACCAGCAGAACAAAGCCTGCGATGATGGCCAGGATGTAATCCTGCACGAAGTTGCTCATGTTGATGACGACCTGGGTCGGCGCGGGCAGCGAGCCGCCGAAATCGGCGAACATGGATTCAAAGGCGGGAATGACGAACACCAGGATCACGGCGATGACGATGAAGGCGATGCCCACGACCGTGGCCGGATAGGTCATGGCGCTCTTGATCTTTTTCTTGAGCTTGAGGGCCTTCTCGATGTAGGCCGCCAGGCGGTTGAGAATGGTGTCGAGAATACCGCCCACCTCGCCGGCGGCCACCAGGTTGACGTAAAGCTCGTCAAAGGCCTTGGGATGCTTCTTGAGCGCGTCGGCGAAGGTCGAGCCGGATTCCACATCCTCCTTGACCTGCACCAGGATCTTCTTGAAAGTCTTGTTGTCCTGCTGGCGGCCGAGGATATCCAGGCACTGCACCAGGGGCAGGCCCGCGTCGATCATGGTGGCGAACTGACGGGTAAACACCACCAGATCCTTGGTGGTGATGCGCGGCTCCATGCCGGGAATCTTCAGGTCGCGATCCAGACCCTTGCCGCGCTCCTTGATTTTGGAGGGCATGATCCCCTGGCGGCGCAGGGTCGCCGTGACGGCCGCCTCGTTGGGGGCTTCCATCTCGCCTTTCTGCGTGGCGCCGGTGCGGGTTTTTCCTTCCCAGGCAAATTTGGCCATGGCTGATCCTCGCTCCCTCAGGCCCGCGCCGCGGCGGCCGGGTTCATACGCTTGAGCACGGCACTGGGGTTGGCGATCATCTGGCGCAGTTCCTCGGGATCCGAGGAGCGGCCGATGGCGTCATCCAGGGTGATGTGCCGCTGGTGATAAAGCATGAACAGCGACTGGTTCATGGTCTGCATGCTGAATTTTTCCTGGCCCATCTGCATCTGCGAATAAATCTGGTGCACCTTGTCCTCGCGGATCAGGTTGCGGATGGCCGGATTGGGCACCATGATCTCCAGGGCCAGCACCCGACCGCGTCCCGAGGCGCGGGGGATGAGCGTCTGGGAGAGCACCCCTTCGAGGACGAAGGAGAGCTGGGCGCGCACCTGGGTCTGCTGGTTGGTGGGAAACACGTCGATGACGCGGTTGATGGTCTGCACGCAGCCGTTGGTGTGCAGGGTGGCGAAACACAGATGGCCGGTCTCGGCGATGGTCAGGGCGGCCTCGATGGTTTCAAGATCGCGCAACTCGCCGAGCAGCACCACGTCGGGATCCTGCCGCAGAATATGCTTGAGGGCTTTTTTGAAGGAGGCGGTGTCGGCGCCGACCTCGCGCTGGTTGACCAGGCATTTCTTATGGGGATGCAGGTATTCGATGGGATCTTCGATGGTCATGATGTGTTCCTGGCGCTCGCTGTTGATCAGATCGATCATGGAGGCCAGGGTGGTCGACTTGCCGCTGCCCGTGGGGCCGGTGACCAGCACCAGGCCGCGGGGCTTGCGCGAGATGTCCTTCACCACCTGGGGCAGGCCGAGTTCCTCGAAGGTGAGAATTTTGTAGGGGATCAGACGAAAGGCGCCGGCCACCGCGCCGCGCTGCATGAACAGATTGCCGCGGAAGCGCGACAGGCCCTTGACGCCGAAAGAGAAGTCGAGTTCGTTGTCCTCCTCGAACTTGCGCTTCTGCGCGTCGGTGAGAATGCTGTAGCACAGCTGCTTGGTTTCCGCCGGCGTCATGGGCGGCAGCTTGGTGGGCATGACCTTGCCGTCGATGCGCAACTGCGGCGGGGTTCCGGTGGAGATATGCAGGTCGGAAGCGCCCTGCTCGACCATGGTTTTCAGCAGCTGGTGGATATTGGCGGACATGATGGGTTCCCTCGCTGTTTAAAAAATCGGATCTTCAATCATCGGCGATGGTGCAGCGCAACACTTCCTCGAAGGACGTCATGCCTTCCCTGAGCTTGGTCAGCGCCGACTGGCGCATGGTTTTGACCCCCAGTCGCATGGACTCGCGCTTGATCTCGGCGGTATTGGCGCCGGCGAGAATCATTTCGCGAATTTCCTCGAACATGGGCATGACCTGATACAGGCCGACGCGGCCGCGATAGCCCGTGTTGTTGCAGTTGCCGCAGCCGCGTCCCTTGTAGCAGACGTAGCCGTCGACCTCCTCGGCGGGAACCCCGGCCTCGATCAGCGCCTGCTTGGGAATATCCTCCACCTCGCGGCACTCGGGGCATACCCGCCGCGCCAGACGCTGGGCGGTGATGAGATTAACCGCCGAGGCCACCAGAAAAGGCTCGATGCCCATGTTGAGCAAACGATTGATGGTCGAGGGCGCATCGTTGGTGTGCAGGGTGGAGAGCACCAGGTGGCCGGTGAGGGCCGCCTTGACGCCGATCTCGGCGGTTTCAAAGTCGCGGATCTCGCCGATCATGATGATATCGGGGTCCTGGCGCAGAAAGGCGCGCAGGGCGGTGGCGAAGTTGAGACCGATTTCCTCGTGCATCTGCACCTGGTTGATGCCGGCGAAGTTGAATTCGACGGGATCCTCGGCGGTGGAAATGTTTTCGGTGGTCTTATTGAGCTCGGCCAGGGCCGAATAGAGCGAAACCGTCTTGCCCGATCCCGTGGGACCGGTGACCAGCACCATGCCGAAGGGCTTGTGGATCTCGCGCTTGAACCATTCAAGGGCCTGGGGCTCGTAGCCGAGCTTGGTCATGTCGAGCTGCAGGTTGCTCTTGTCGAGCAGACGCAGGACCACCTTCTCGCCAAACAGGGTGGGCAGGCAGTTGACGCGAAAATCCATGTCCTTGCCGCCGGGCAGCTTGATCTTGATGCGCCCGTCCTGCGGCAGGCGCCGCTCGGCGATGTCCATCTCCGACATGATCTTGATGCGCGAGATGATGGCGTTCTTGAGCTTCATGGGCGGCTTCATCACTTCGTAGAGCACGCCGTCGATGCGGTAACGCACGCGAAACATCTTTTCGTAAGGCTCGATGTGAATATCGGAGGCCTTCTTCTTGATGGCGTCGGTAAGGATCAGGTTGACCAGCTTGACCACGGGCGCGTCTTCCGTGGCCTTTTCCAGAGCCGCGACATCGACGTTGTCGTGCTCGTCGACCACTTCCAGATCGATGTCGTCGAGATCCTCCATGACGTCGGCCAGGGACTGGCTCTGATCGTAATAGCGGTCGATGGCCGCCTTGATGGCCGTTTCCGCCGCCACCACGACCTCGATGTTGTAGCCGGTCATGAATTTGATGTCGTCGATGGCGAAAATATTGGACGGATCGCTCATGGCGACGATCAGCGTGGCGCCGGCGCGATTGACGGGGACGACCTGGTATTTCTGGGCGATTTCCGGTGGGATCAGACGAATGATGGCCGGTTCGATGTCGAATTCGTCGAGATTGATGGATGGAACACCGTATTGCTTGGACAAAAAGGCGGCCAATTCGCCGTCATGAAGAAAACCCAGCTTGATCAGACTGGCGCCCAGCCGCCCGCCGGCGGCTTTCTGGTCTTCCACCGCCTTGGCCAGTTGATCGCTGGTGATCAACTTGTTGCGAACCAGAAGCTCTCCGAGTCGATTGCTGGTCATCTCTGGAAAAACACTCCCTGGGACAATTTTTTGAAAGAGAATTTATAATAAATTTTTAACACGCAACAGTCAAGGCAGGCGTCATTTGTCATTCAGTTCGGCCAAAAGCCTGGATTTCATAACGCCGAAAGGCGGCGGTTGTCCAGTCCAAAGAGAAAAAGCCCGCTCACCCTGCCCCGCCAGCATGCCCAGACCATCGGTCACCAGATGACCGCGCTCCCGGGCACTGCGGCACAAAGGCGTTCCACCGCGCCGATACACCATGTCGCAAACCACCGCGCCAGGTGCGAGGGCGGGCCAAGGCAGGGGGATCTCCTCGCCGCGCAGACCCAGGCTGGTGGTATTGACCAGAAGATCCGCGCCGGCCAGGGCCTGGGCCAACTCATCCCCCGCACCCCGAGGCGACAGAGGCAAGATTGCAAAGGCCGTGCCCGGGAAATGCGAGGCGAAATGATTCACCAGGGCCTGGGCGCGCGGCAAGCTGCGATTGGCCAAGCCGATCCAGGCCGCTCCCCGCGCGGCCAGAGCCGCCACCGCCGCGCGGCAGGCGCCGCCCGCGCCCAGCAGCACGATGCGGCGGCCGGCCGGAGTAAAGCCGAGATCGCCGCGCAGGCTCTCCAGCAGTCCTTCTCCGTCGGTATTGTAGCCGCACAGGCGTCCGTCGCGATTGACGAGGGTATTCACCGCGCCGATCAGTCGCGCCGGGCCGTCAATTTCATCCAGCAGCGCCATGACCGCCTCCTTGTGCGGCACGGTCACATTGACGCCCCAGATGCCGAGGGCGCGCAGGGCGGCGACGGCGCCGGGCAACTGCTCCGGCCGGACATGAAAAGGCACGTAGACCGCATCGATCCCAGCCGCGCGCAATGCGGCGTTCTGCATCAAGGGCGACAAGGAATGAGCCACCGGATCACCGAAGATGCCCAATATCCGCGTTTTGCCGGAAATATCCGCGAAAGCCTGTCCCTGCACGCCGCCGACGTCCGTCATCCCTCGCCCCTCTTCTCCAGTTCGCAATCGCCCAGGTAGTCACGGTAGGCGATGATCGGCGCGCCGGCAAGAATATCCCGCGCCCGCGCGATGTCGGCGCGAATCGCTTCACGCAAGGCGTCGACTCCATCAAAACGCTGCTCGGCACGCAGGCGCTCGAAAAAATACAGACGCAGGGACTCGCCGTAGAGATTGCCGGAAAAATCCAGCAGGTGAACCTCGATACACAGGGCGTCGCCGCCGAAGGTGGGCTTGAGACCGATGTTGGCGACGGCATCATAGGTTCGACCGCGGTGGCGCGCCTTGACCGCGTAGACGCCCGCCGCCGGCAGCAATTCCTTGTCCGTGGCCAGGTTGGCGGTGGGAAAGCCCAGACTCGTGCCCCGATGGTCGCCATGCACCACGCGCCCCTCCAAATTGAAGTGCCGCCCGAGTAAGCCGACCACCTCGCGTACCTCGCCCTTGCGCACCAGCTCGCGCACGCGCGTCGAACTGTAAACCGCCTGACCCTGGGCGATGGGGGCCATCACCTCCACCTCGAAACCATGCTCCTGCCCCAGCTTTTTGAGCAGATCGACATCCCCGGCGCGCCCCCGACCGAAGCGATAATCGTAGCCCACCACGATATGGCGCACCCCGATGCGATCAACCAGCACCTGCTTGACAAACTGCTCCGGTGTGAGCGCCGCCAGATCCCGCGTAAAGGGCGGACAGAGCAGCACGTCGATGCAGGAGGCGGCGATCAGGCGCACCTTCTCCTCGTAGGTATTGATGAGACGCAGTTCCTGGTGAGGCGCCAGAACGCGCAGGGGGTGCGGCCAGAAAGAAAAGACGATGGCGGTGCCGTCGTGTTCCCGGGCCCGATGGACGACGCGGCGAAAGATCTCGCGGTGCCCGAGGTGCACCCCGTCGAAGTTGCCGAGGGTAAGCACGGCGTGAGGAAAAGGCTGTTCAATGCGGGAGAGATCGTTGATGACCTGCATGGGATTGCAAACTCAGTTTGCCGAAGACGGCGGCCTGAGATCCGTCAGGACGAAGTCGATTTGCCGCCGCTCCAGATCGACGTGCTCGACGCGCACCCGCACCTCGTCGCCGATCTGGAATACGCGGCGGCTGTATTCGCCGATCAGGCGATGTCGTTCCTCCTCGAAATGATAGAAATCATCCCCCAAGGAAGAGACCCGCACCAATCCTTCCACGAAAAACTCCTGAAGTTCGACGAAAAAGCCATAGGCCTGGACGCCGGAGACGATGCCGGCAAAGGTTTCGCCCAGGTGCCGCTCCATGAACTGGCATTTTTTCAGGGCGACGATGTCCCGTTCGGCCTCCATGGCGCGCCGCTCCCGGGCCGAGGTCAGCTCGCCCATCTCCGGCAGGATCGCCGCAAGACGCTGCTTTTCCTTGTCCGACACGCCTTTTTTGCCGAGAGCGCGACGCAGCACGCGATGCACCACCAGATCGGGATAGCGACGAATGGGCGAAGTGAAATGACAGTAATTGTCCGCCGCCAGACCGAAATGCCCGACATTCTCGGGAGAATAGCACGCCTGCTTCATGGCGCGCAGCATGACCTGGTTGATCATGCGTTCCTCGGGGCGCCCGGCAACCTCCTCCAGCAGCTTCTGCAGGTCGCGCGGCCGCACCTGGCCCTGATGCACGGGCAGGCTGAGATTGAAATGCTTGAGAAGCTCCTGGAACTGCTGGATTTTCTCGGGCGAGGGCGGCTCGTGCACGCGGTAGAGCAGCGGCACCTCGCGCTCGCCGAGAAAGGAGGCCACGGCCTCATTGGCCGCCAGCATGAATTCCTCGATGAGCCGATGGGCGAAATAGCGCTCGCCGCGCACGATATCCTCGATGTTTCCTTGCAGATCGAGAATGATTTCGGCCTCGGGAAGATCAAAATCGATGCTGCCGCGCGCGTGGCGGCGCGCCCGCAGACGCTCGGCCAGGGTCTTCATCACCAGCAGATGCGGATGAATGTCGGCATGACGGGCGATTTCCGCCTCGTCGCCCGTTTCGATCATGGCCCGCACCTGGGTGTAGGTCAGCCGCGCGCGGCTACGGATCACCGCTGGATAAAAGCGACTCTCCAGGCGCACCCCATCGCGATCAAAGAGCATCTCGGCGGTGAGCGCGAGCCGCTCGACGTTGGGATTCAAGGAGCAGATGCCGTTACTCAGCCTCTCGGGCAACATGGGGATGCAGCGCCCGGGAAAATACACGCTGGTGCCGCGCAGGTAGGCCTCGCGATCGATGAGATCGCCCTCGCGCACATAATGTCCGACATCGGCGATGGAGACCCACAGGCGGATGCGCCCCTGCCCCTCGTCGCGCACCGCCACGGCGTCGTCGAAATCCTTTGCGGTTTCGCCGTCGATGGTGACGGTGAGCAGTTCGCGCAGATCCTCGCGCCCGGTTAGTTCCTCGGGCAGCACCAGTTCGGGAATTTCGCTCGCGGCAACAAGCACTTCGGCGGGAAATCGATGCGGCAGGCCGTGCTGATGAATAATGGTCAGCACTTCGACCTCGGGATCGCCGGCCTCGCCGAGCACCTCGATCACCGTGCCTTCGGGGTTGCGGTTCTTGCTGGGAAAGGCATCGAGACGCGCCACCACGATCTGGCCGGAGCGGGCCTTGCCGCGGGCGTTGCGGGGAATGTAGACATCCTGCCCGAGACGCGGATCGGAGGGCACCACATAGGCGAATTTGCGGCTTTGCTCGAAGCGGCCCACCACCGTCTGGTGGGCGCGACCCACCACCCGCACGATGCGCCCTTCGGGTTTGTCGCCACGCAGCCCCCGCTCGACCCGCACCACTACCTGATCGCCGTGCATGGCCTCGCGGGCAAAGCGCGCGGGAATGAAAATATCCTTGCCCTCCCCCGCGCCGCTACTGACGAATCCGTAACCATCGCGATGCATGCTGAGGGTGCCGGTGACCAAGTTGACCTTGCGCGGCAGGGCGAAACGCCCGCCCTTGAGCTGCACCAGCGCGCCGCGCTCGACCAGATCATCGAGCAGGGCGCGCAAGCGCTTGCGGTCGCGACGCCCCACCCCCAAATGCCGCGCCACATCCTCCGGTCCCAAAGGGAAGCGGGCATTTTTTTCAAAAAAATCCAGCAACCGTTGAACGTTCAGTTCAGCGCTCATGACGGATTCCGGTGGATCAGCACGCCGGAAAATCAGCGACCGACTCGCCCTCCACGATGGGGTTGATGACCAGCCCGCTGAGCAGCTTGGGATAAAAATAAGTGGATTTCTGCGGCATCTTCTCCCCGGCGTTGGCCACGTCGCGCACCTCCGACATGCGCGGCGGATTCATCAGAAAGGCCGCCTGGAATTCGCCCGAGAGCACTGCGTCGAAAGGCTCGTCGAAATTCTTGACGTACTTGAGATGGGTCTGCTTTTCCTGGGCTTCGGGGCTGATCTTGAGCAGATTTTCCAGAATCAGGCGGTGCAGGATCGACACGTCGAGGGTCCGCAAAGCCTTGGGGCTTTTCTCGTCGAAGAAGCGATCCATCACCTCATCGTTCTTGAGGGTGAGATAATGAATCAGCCCCCCGCCGCCGAACAGGGCCAAGGCGTGCGCCTGGCGGCCCTTTTCCCGGAGTTTTTCCCGCACCGCCCGCCGGGCGGCGGGGCTCCTGCCGTCGATATCGACGCTTTCCACCTCGAAAAACTCCCCGAGGGCATCCAGCAGTTGGGGAATATTGAGATTGTCCAGGCCATGGAGCAGGCGATGGGTGGGAAAAATCAGCATCCCCTTGTCGTCCATGTTGGAAAAATACATGAGCACGTAGTTGAACAGTTCCTTGCCCGTATAGCCGGGATGCTTCTCACGCATCTCGTTGCGATAGTTGATGGCCGTCTCGTAGCGGTGATGACCGTCGGCGATGAACAGCGGCTTGTTGTCGATGAGGCATTGGGTCTTGGCGATGAGACTCGGATCACTCACCTGCCAGAGGCGATGCTTGACGCCGTCGGCGTCGACCACGTCGATATCCGGCACGCGTTCGCGCTCCTTGCGGTTGAGGGATTCGAGCACGCAGCAACTGTCGCTGTAGATGGAAAAAATCGGGCTGAAATTGGCGGCGCAGGCGCGGGTCAGGTTCAGGCGGTCGGTCTTGGGGCCTGCCAGGGTTTTTTCGTGGGGCTTGACCACCCCCGTGGAGAAATCCTCGATGCGGGTCAGGGCGATGAAACCCTGACGAATCACCATCTCGCCGTCCTCCAGGGGATATTCCTGATCGTAGAGGTAGATGGAGGGTTGTTCGTCGCGCACCAGGATCTGCTCATCGAGCCACTGACGAAAATCGCGGGCCGCGCGGGTGTAGCGGTTGTCGCTGTCGGTATCGTTCGCGTTGATGCGCCCGAGAATGAGGCGCACCACGTTATGGGGGTCGCGGCCGTAGAGCGCTTCCTGCTGTTCCGGAGAAATGACGTCGTAGGGCGGGGCCATGACCAGGTTGAGGTCGGTCACTTTCTTCAGATTGTAGCGCAGCCCGCGAAACGGAACGATCTTGGCCATCAGGGTCTCCTTGGGGGATGATTTACCATCGACGCACAGCGCCCTATCCTAAACCCGTGTCCCGATGGGATCAAGTTTTTGTTGGTTTAGAGCTCTTCCCCCTCTCCCCTGCCCTCTCCCACCCGGCGAGAGGGCAAACGATGACTCCTTGACACCCGCAAAAAATTTACTAAGGTTAACCGATGCGTTTGCCGCACGACCCGTCATCCCCATACCGTCAATGTTTCACGGTCAAGGAGCCCTGCCATGGACGAGTTCGCCGCCGATCCGCAAACCTGCCGTCAGTGCCGCGGCCTGTGCTGCCAGGGCCACCCCGGCGCCTGGGCCGACCCCGGGCGCTTTCTCGCGCGCCATTTCGAGCGCGAGCAACGCATCGACATTCCCTACCTGCGAACCACCCTGCCCTTTCTCGGCATGGAATTGCGCGATCTGTGCGGCGTGCCCGTGCCCACGCCGCGCACCGCGCCCTGGGGCTGCGTGCACCTGGGCGTTGCGGGCTGCAAGCTCGCTCCCGAGGATCGCCCGGACCAGTGCCGTGCCCTGATCCCCGATATCGAAACCTTGCTGCATGGAGAAATTCGCTGCCGCATGCCCGTTGAGTACGGCACCGGCACCATTCGCGAAACCTGGCGGGAATTTTGGGGGATCGAGGGGTGAGGGTTTTACGGAGCTTGCCCTGAGAGAATTGCTTCCATTTTTTCGACAAGCGGTGGCAATTCCGCTGTCACGGTCTGCCAAACGATGTCCAGATTGATGTCAAAATAGCCATGAATCAAACGGTTCCGCATCGCCACCATTTCCCGCCACGGCAAGGTGGGTTGCTGCTGACGAAAGGAATCCGAAACCTTGGCAGCCGCTTCCCCCATGATTTCAACAGATTTGACCAAGGAAAGGACCAGCATGCGATCGCGGTCCAGATCTTCCCTGCGCCGGCCAGCTGCAAAGCTGATCGCCTCGCGGGCGGCATCGACCATATGCCGAATACGAATGAGATCATCTTTGCTCATATTGGATCTCGGCCGTCGCCATTACCTCGGAACGAAAGTAACGACTTAAATCATCGGGCGTACGCAAATCCACAGTTCGTCCGCCCAAGAGGTCAGAGAGTTCCAATTCCAATTCGGCAAGCCGGATAAAGCCTGGCGTATGCCCTTGCTCAAACTCAACCAGCACATCAATATCACTCTCCGACCGAAAATCATCCCGGAGAACGGAACCAAAAAAAGAGAGTTCCCTAATGTGGTTGCGTCGGCAAAAATCGGCAATCCGGTCTTTGGCAATGTCGATGTTTCTGGCCATGAGCACACCCCATGAAATGAAAATCCATTGCAAGCCTAACATGAAATAACGAGGGGCTCAACCTGGCGGGGGAGCAATGCACGCGCCCCCGCCGGCTTTTCTCTACCACTGCATCCAGTAGACGGGATTGATCATGCGCGCGCTCAAGGCATCCACCGTGTTCACCCGGTTGCTTGAGCTGATCATCATGGTCACGCGCCCACTGGCGTCGATGAGGGTAACGATACCCGACGGGATGCCCTCGCCGATTTCGAGAATGCGGTCGGAGCGTTTGAGCACATAGCCGTCCTTATGGGCGGCGCGCTCATTGGCATCGTCGCCGTCGTTGCTCTTGTCGTTGTTGATGACCGCCTCTCCGGTCTTGGCATCCACCTGATAAACCCGCGCCACTCCGAGGTTGCCCGGCTTGCAGGGGTCGGGCGTGAGAATGATGTTGGGCGTATAGGTGGTGTAGTAGACCACGTTGTTGAACACGGTGGTGCCGGCCAGCACTTTTTCGCCGGCATGGCCGCTCTCGTTGAGTTTGATGAACCAGCCGTATTTACTGCTGGAGTTGAGCTCGTTAAGAATCGCGTTGATCACCGCCTGGTCGCCGGTATGCTGCAGGGTGTTTTCGGTGACATCCACCAGGCTCGATTCATTGATGCTGTCGGTGCTGCCCTGGCCGCGATCGATGACCGTGTACAGGCGATCGACCACGGCGCGATTCAGGGGATGTTCACGGTCGCCGCTGCCGAAATGCAGGATGGGATAGCCCTTGTTGAAGGTCACCGCCGGGCGATAAAAGAATTTGCGGCCGTTGCTGCCGTCGGTGCCGGGATTGGCGCGAAACACGATGCGCCCGCTCCAGTCGGTCAGGTTGCTGGACCCCACGTCGAAGCGCCACATGCGCCCGCCCGTGTCGCCGACATAGAGACGGTCGGTGAAGCCGTTGGCGTTCACATCGAGGGCGGTGATGTCCGAGGGAATGGAAAAGGTCAGATCGGGGTTTTGAGTCGGGCCATAGGACCACAGAATCGTGCCGGCATCGTCCGTCACCGCGTTGAACTTGCCGTCCACCTTGTCCAACCGCGCGATTTCCACGGCGAACACCCCGCGCCCTTTGGGATTGGCCTTGGTCGCCGTGACCCCGGACGAGGTGCGTGGCCCGCCGCCGTCATCGGCATTGGAAATATCCGTTGCCGCCGTGGTGTCCGCAGGGAAGAGCTGCGTGTTGCCGAAGCGCAAGTCCTCGTTGTTGTCGTAGCCGCCGCCAAGAAAGGCGACGATCTTGATCGCCGTGCCGTGCTTGATGCGGGCCAGGCGCGGCTGACTCCAGCTTTGTCCCATTTCCGCCCAGGAACTGCCGTCGACCTTGGCGACAAACTGCGGCTCTTCGGGGGACGTCACGTCGAGAATGTAGAAGGCCCCACGCGGATCTCCCAAGGTGCTGCCCGAGCCGCCGCGACGCTGCCCGAACATCAGCAGCACCTTGTCCCCCAAAAGGGGTTCGATGACGCCGTTGTCGTTCTTGTCGTGAATATAGGCGGAAATGGGCGCATCGACAAAGGGCGTGTGCACCCCATTGCGCATGTATTTCAGATGGCCGAGCACGTTGTCGGGAATATAGGCCCAGGCCTCGCTGCCGTCGCAGTCGCGAAACGCATGCAGCATGCCGTCGTTGGCACCGACAAAAATGTAGGATTTGTTGACCTCGCAACTGGCCTCGTTGGCATCGGTCATTGTGAAAGGCGCATAAGCCAGCACCAGGGGCTTGGAATGGAGAATGTCGCCCATAATCCAAGAACGCATCTGCGCGGTGTTGCCGTCGCCGTTGGCATCATAGGCATCCTGCCCGCGCACCCAGTTGATGAGAAGATCCGCCTCATCCTCATCATCCACATTGAGCAGAGCCGGGGTCAGCAGGCTGTTGCCGGGCACAAAGGCGTTCTTGCTTTCGGCGTCGGCAAGGGCCTTGGGTTGGTTAGCGACTTGAGGCAGGTAGGTGAAAATTTTTCGCGCGCTGTTCTGCTTCAGCAACTCTCCCGCCCCACCCTTGAGCACATCGCCGCCATCACCTGACGAACTCCAAAAAGACACGGAATTGGGCTTGAAATCGCCGG
This is a stretch of genomic DNA from Geoalkalibacter sp.. It encodes these proteins:
- a CDS encoding DUF1015 domain-containing protein, which produces MAKIVPFRGLRYNLKKVTDLNLVMAPPYDVISPEQQEALYGRDPHNVVRLILGRINANDTDSDNRYTRAARDFRQWLDEQILVRDEQPSIYLYDQEYPLEDGEMVIRQGFIALTRIEDFSTGVVKPHEKTLAGPKTDRLNLTRACAANFSPIFSIYSDSCCVLESLNRKERERVPDIDVVDADGVKHRLWQVSDPSLIAKTQCLIDNKPLFIADGHHRYETAINYRNEMREKHPGYTGKELFNYVLMYFSNMDDKGMLIFPTHRLLHGLDNLNIPQLLDALGEFFEVESVDIDGRSPAARRAVREKLREKGRQAHALALFGGGGLIHYLTLKNDEVMDRFFDEKSPKALRTLDVSILHRLILENLLKISPEAQEKQTHLKYVKNFDEPFDAVLSGEFQAAFLMNPPRMSEVRDVANAGEKMPQKSTYFYPKLLSGLVINPIVEGESVADFPAC
- a CDS encoding HepT-like ribonuclease domain-containing protein, translating into MSKDDLIRIRHMVDAAREAISFAAGRRREDLDRDRMLVLSLVKSVEIMGEAAAKVSDSFRQQQPTLPWREMVAMRNRLIHGYFDINLDIVWQTVTAELPPLVEKMEAILSGQAP
- a CDS encoding pilus assembly protein, with translation MLTYCKSLAWIGLLLGLLPGLALAGAPDEYLGDASIYADTGAYTSSGERIRVRSNVLFIVDNSAAMRQTGGTAPYEPYEKDAEGKPDKSKPRVYPGSYEPWAVYELISETAGTLNYKKLSKIPPLRTSNTSGVNPALTAVMCGSAVDEFENFGVHFGKLDRNSGACTTKKNDDGKFYLGNLINYINSPQDGAPWKAGTAYAAGARILVTYSASPHTNLQAIFIASQAGTSGANAPAWPTLATGGEIVDGTVRWRMADDYSVWQPTSAIAVGTRVAVKLDGATVAFEVVGVVDAGGNFTQATSGTSAASQPVWADAYENASGGVRDGNLLWKPVGSILDTVKDVLQMVMQLARNSAKMGLMTFGGNNSGGQILAPVRGVSDESEIDASGATHFSFLTGKVAGISMLKGNHKPVNETLWDAGLYFQGKNSSTDKIASERTAYPSPVTENCERNYVILLTTGSDNDNVHTSKVLKDYTGDGQAGLVDDAAYYIGNLDLAPDYPGTQGIVTHVIQLMTQEVPRLRAAAEVWGGWNEGEKQYRGTYQIARNSAELTSKLLSLMGGLVAEENTSFVAPVVPASTTNRTISGNRVYLGLFKPQIESAWHGNLKKYQVGADNRLKDKNGNDATYTEAEAAGIDGVKAGDFKPNSVSFWSSSGDGGDVLKGGAGELLKQNSARKIFTYLPQVANQPKALADAESKNAFVPGNSLLTPALLNVDDEDEADLLINWVRGQDAYDANGDGNTAQMRSWIMGDILHSKPLVLAYAPFTMTDANEASCEVNKSYIFVGANDGMLHAFRDCDGSEAWAYIPDNVLGHLKYMRNGVHTPFVDAPISAYIHDKNDNGVIEPLLGDKVLLMFGQRRGGSGSTLGDPRGAFYILDVTSPEEPQFVAKVDGSSWAEMGQSWSQPRLARIKHGTAIKIVAFLGGGYDNNEDLRFGNTQLFPADTTAATDISNADDGGGPRTSSGVTATKANPKGRGVFAVEIARLDKVDGKFNAVTDDAGTILWSYGPTQNPDLTFSIPSDITALDVNANGFTDRLYVGDTGGRMWRFDVGSSNLTDWSGRIVFRANPGTDGSNGRKFFYRPAVTFNKGYPILHFGSGDREHPLNRAVVDRLYTVIDRGQGSTDSINESSLVDVTENTLQHTGDQAVINAILNELNSSSKYGWFIKLNESGHAGEKVLAGTTVFNNVVYYTTYTPNIILTPDPCKPGNLGVARVYQVDAKTGEAVINNDKSNDGDDANERAAHKDGYVLKRSDRILEIGEGIPSGIVTLIDASGRVTMMISSSNRVNTVDALSARMINPVYWMQW
- a CDS encoding nucleotidyltransferase family protein, translated to MARNIDIAKDRIADFCRRNHIRELSFFGSVLRDDFRSESDIDVLVEFEQGHTPGFIRLAELELELSDLLGGRTVDLRTPDDLSRYFRSEVMATAEIQYEQR